A stretch of the Capsicum annuum cultivar UCD-10X-F1 chromosome 10, UCD10Xv1.1, whole genome shotgun sequence genome encodes the following:
- the LOC107852108 gene encoding organ-specific protein S2, producing the protein MKSPIALLFLLSLALYTDARKDPGEYWRDVMKDEPMPKAIQHLMPRSHKEIKTDCDKSSDFEPIPNVSSYHDDTKLKEEEKDFETRPNVTSYHDGDAGLKQEKYFEPSTNVSSYHDADTGLKQEKDFEPRPNVSSYHDEDIGLRKEKDFEPRPNASSYRD; encoded by the exons ATGAAATCGCCTATTGCTCTCCTCTTCTTGCTTTCACTTGCCCTG TATACTGATGCAAGAAAAGACCCTGGAGAGTACTGGAGAGATGTGATGAAAGATGAGCCAATGCCTAAAGCGATCCAACATCTTATGCCTCGGTCACATAAAGAGATCAAAACTGATTGTGATAAATCATCTGATTTTGAACCAATTCCTAATGTATCTAGTTACCACGACGATACCaaattgaaagaagaagaaaaagatttcGAGACAAGGCCAAATGTTACTAGTTACCATGATGGTGATGCTGGTctcaaacaagaaaaatatttcgAGCCAAGTACAAATGTATCTAGTTACCATGATGCTGACACTGGTCTCAAACAAGAAAAGGATTTCGAGCCAAGGCCAAATGTATCCAGTTATCATGATGAAGACATTGGTctcagaaaagaaaaagattttgagCCAAGGCCAAATGCTTCTAGTTACCGTGATTGA